In Streptomyces sp. 840.1, one DNA window encodes the following:
- a CDS encoding AEC family transporter yields the protein MAGMHALLSAFAPIWLLTAAGYAVGRSRLLGVHAEAVLGRFVFHVAMPAALFGMVSGSRPADFAHLSVVAFGAATALVSGLGYVVARRLFGRGRADGAVSSMASGYVNSANLGIPVAVRVLGDASFVAQVILFQVLLVSPVILTLLDSGTRAAGGPGGGRPGGGLRRMLTMPVRNPVIMASLLGVAVSAAGLRLPAALTHSCDLLGAAAVPTALVTLGLSLHGGPRGGSEGVPEAGGRGSGRAEVGVAVALKTLAQPLVAFLVAGPLLGLSDHQVLAVVLCSALPTAQNAFIYAREYGLDTALARNAVVASTVVSMLTLSFAAWALGPGR from the coding sequence ATGGCGGGTATGCATGCCCTGCTCTCCGCCTTCGCGCCCATCTGGCTGCTGACCGCCGCCGGTTACGCGGTCGGCCGCAGCAGGCTGCTCGGGGTGCACGCCGAAGCGGTACTCGGCCGGTTCGTCTTCCATGTGGCCATGCCGGCCGCCCTGTTCGGGATGGTGTCGGGTTCCCGGCCCGCCGACTTCGCCCATCTGTCGGTGGTGGCGTTCGGGGCGGCCACCGCGCTGGTGTCCGGCCTGGGGTACGTGGTGGCCCGGCGGCTCTTCGGCCGCGGGCGGGCCGACGGGGCGGTCAGCAGCATGGCCTCCGGCTACGTCAACTCCGCCAACCTCGGCATCCCGGTGGCGGTGCGGGTGCTCGGTGACGCCTCGTTCGTCGCGCAGGTCATCCTGTTCCAGGTGCTGCTGGTCTCACCGGTGATCCTGACCCTGCTGGACTCGGGGACCCGGGCGGCCGGCGGACCGGGCGGCGGGCGTCCCGGCGGCGGTCTGCGGCGGATGCTGACCATGCCGGTCCGCAATCCGGTCATCATGGCGTCGCTGCTCGGGGTCGCCGTCTCCGCCGCCGGGCTGCGGCTGCCGGCCGCCCTCACCCACTCCTGCGACCTGCTGGGTGCCGCCGCCGTGCCGACGGCGCTGGTCACGCTGGGCCTGTCGCTGCACGGCGGCCCCCGAGGCGGGAGCGAAGGGGTGCCGGAGGCGGGCGGACGGGGCTCGGGACGTGCCGAGGTCGGGGTCGCGGTCGCGTTGAAGACGCTGGCGCAGCCCCTGGTCGCCTTCCTCGTCGCCGGTCCCCTGCTGGGGCTGTCGGACCACCAGGTGCTGGCCGTGGTGCTCTGCTCGGCGCTCCCGACGGCTCAGAACGCCTTCATCTACGCCCGGGAGTACGGCCTGGACACCGCGCTCGCCCGCAATGCCGTGGTGGCCTCCACGGTGGTCTCGATGCTCACGCTGTCCTTCGCCGCCTGGGCCCTGGGGCCGGGCCGCTGA
- a CDS encoding bifunctional glycosyltransferase 87/phosphatase PAP2 family protein: MPESRAGTRRREGRRSVANAEHSVRGDATTEARTGAARVVLWLVVAALAVRQMAVVLRQQPGERLTDLETWTGENGVLHVTGSLYDTDRFTGTPFAGLVLKPLTRSAEQSLGVAWTFGSLLLVAALGVIVARALPGPVNRRTALFAAPVAITLLMLSLPVRNTLYLGQTSILPVLLVLVGCFVVRGERASGVLIGIAAALQPTVLLFAALLWLTGRRRAALTGGAAFAACTALAWAAMPHDSWTYWVHHVAGAGLGDQADSLANQSLHGALLRFGLEGPLEIALFLVLAAAVCFVGLRRAVRYAHDGQLLLAVAVTGCVAVAVSPTAWQHQLLWVLLAVVGRVGTRASDRMVWPAVVVLVITLPGKMLLPNIEAMFPVRDNVLLIAALGAACAAPFLPRTSPYWQQPVPTDYAAPVPARWSRVPLVPFWRRVLSRPNLLLELLLIRVVYSAYQHVRLAATAGRATAEHHGRQIHTAEQWLHIDIEHWANHAVVKVGWLRDFFDYYYSTFHFIVPLSILAVLYVRRPADYRWVRSSIGFATVLALVGFWLYPLAPPRLMPGLGFIDTVHGVQDFAKPDYGTLTGVTNQYAAMPSLHFGWSLWCGVVIVMLAPKAWMKLLGVLHPLFTVSAIIATGNHWVLDAVGGAAVVALGFGLTHVLSGPRRLQEPVTAANAGRAGRAGTTEPDPEREPLPEPKVDGGAVAGKP; encoded by the coding sequence ATGCCCGAATCGAGGGCCGGCACAAGACGGCGGGAGGGTCGGCGCAGCGTGGCGAATGCGGAGCACAGTGTGCGCGGAGATGCGACGACAGAGGCGAGGACCGGGGCGGCCCGGGTGGTTCTCTGGCTGGTTGTGGCCGCGTTGGCCGTACGGCAGATGGCGGTGGTGCTGCGGCAGCAGCCTGGCGAACGGCTCACCGATCTGGAGACCTGGACCGGTGAGAACGGTGTGCTTCATGTGACGGGCTCGCTGTACGACACCGACCGGTTCACCGGAACCCCCTTCGCCGGGCTGGTGCTCAAGCCGCTCACCCGGAGCGCCGAACAGAGCCTCGGGGTCGCCTGGACCTTCGGCTCGCTGCTCCTCGTCGCCGCCCTCGGCGTCATCGTGGCACGCGCCCTGCCGGGCCCGGTCAACCGGCGCACCGCGCTGTTCGCGGCGCCCGTCGCGATCACCCTGCTGATGCTCTCGCTGCCGGTCCGCAACACCCTCTACCTGGGCCAGACCAGCATCCTGCCGGTCCTCCTGGTGCTCGTCGGCTGCTTCGTGGTCCGCGGGGAGCGCGCCTCGGGCGTCCTGATCGGCATCGCCGCCGCGCTCCAGCCGACCGTGCTGCTGTTCGCCGCGCTGCTCTGGCTGACCGGCAGACGCCGGGCCGCCCTGACCGGTGGCGCCGCGTTCGCCGCCTGCACGGCCCTGGCCTGGGCGGCGATGCCGCACGACTCGTGGACGTACTGGGTGCACCACGTCGCCGGGGCCGGCCTCGGCGACCAGGCCGACAGCCTCGCCAACCAGTCCCTGCACGGCGCGCTGCTCCGGTTCGGTCTTGAGGGCCCGCTGGAGATCGCGCTCTTCCTCGTCCTGGCGGCGGCCGTCTGCTTCGTCGGTCTGCGCCGCGCCGTTCGGTACGCGCACGACGGCCAGCTGCTGCTCGCCGTGGCCGTCACCGGCTGCGTCGCCGTCGCCGTGTCGCCGACCGCCTGGCAGCACCAGCTGCTGTGGGTGCTGCTCGCGGTGGTCGGCCGGGTCGGCACGCGCGCCTCGGACCGGATGGTGTGGCCGGCGGTCGTGGTCCTCGTGATCACGCTGCCCGGCAAGATGCTGCTGCCCAACATCGAGGCGATGTTCCCGGTGCGCGACAACGTGCTGCTGATCGCCGCGCTCGGTGCCGCGTGCGCCGCCCCGTTCCTGCCGCGCACCTCGCCGTACTGGCAGCAGCCCGTCCCGACCGACTACGCGGCCCCGGTCCCGGCCCGCTGGAGCCGGGTGCCGCTGGTGCCGTTCTGGCGGCGGGTGCTCAGCCGGCCCAACCTGCTGCTGGAACTCCTGCTGATCAGGGTCGTCTACTCGGCCTACCAGCACGTCAGGCTGGCCGCGACGGCCGGCCGCGCCACCGCCGAGCACCACGGCCGGCAGATCCACACGGCCGAGCAGTGGCTGCACATCGACATCGAGCACTGGGCCAACCACGCGGTCGTCAAGGTCGGCTGGCTGCGGGACTTCTTCGACTACTACTACTCGACGTTCCACTTCATCGTGCCGCTGTCGATCCTCGCCGTGCTGTACGTGCGCCGCCCCGCGGACTACCGCTGGGTCCGCAGTTCCATCGGGTTCGCCACGGTCCTGGCCCTGGTCGGGTTCTGGCTCTACCCGCTGGCCCCGCCGAGGCTGATGCCGGGGCTCGGCTTCATCGACACCGTCCACGGCGTCCAGGACTTCGCGAAGCCCGACTACGGCACGCTGACCGGGGTGACCAACCAGTACGCCGCGATGCCCTCGCTGCACTTCGGCTGGTCGCTGTGGTGCGGTGTGGTGATCGTGATGCTCGCCCCGAAGGCCTGGATGAAGCTCCTCGGGGTGCTGCACCCGCTGTTCACGGTCTCCGCGATCATCGCGACGGGCAACCACTGGGTGCTCGACGCGGTGGGCGGCGCAGCGGTGGTCGCGCTCGGCTTCGGGCTGACCCACGTGCTGTCCGGACCGCGCCGGCTCCAGGAGCCCGTGACGGCGGCGAACGCCGGGAGGGCGGGACGGGCCGGGACGACGGAACCGGACCCGGAACGGGAACCGCTCCCGGAGCCGAAGGTGGACGGCGGGGCGGTGGCCGGCAAGCCGTAG